The genomic stretch CACGGGATCCGCGGCGCTCTCGGAAGAAGACCCGCCCACCAGCTCCTTCATCTTCTTGCCCGGCCGGAACGTGACGACGCGCCGCTCCGGCACGGGCACTTGGTCACCGGTCCGGGGATTGCGACCGATGCGGGATGCGCGGACCTTGATCTCGAACACGCCGAAGTCGCGCAATTCC from Candidatus Hydrogenedentota bacterium encodes the following:
- a CDS encoding integration host factor subunit beta, with the translated sequence MTKRELVIRVANRLGLTQSDVARIIEGTFDTISQSLAAGDRWELRDFGVFEIKVRASRIGRNPRTGDQVPVPERRVVTFRPGKKMKELVGGSSSESAADPVSVPRHPQSLD